A window of Primulina tabacum isolate GXHZ01 chromosome 4, ASM2559414v2, whole genome shotgun sequence contains these coding sequences:
- the LOC142542995 gene encoding uncharacterized protein LOC142542995 isoform X2: MDACSGKRSAGGLTKSKKGYNVGLKDAAAERDQNIQFCYRIGCSGRIKYSQNAKLGTSDISKCSKPSLRSLNRNKTYGDSSRGNYVITSGKELNSDSTRKVSSKLESYPSGGGLSGSSEALEPTPLPITSQTGKLTVTETGSSSASSSIRPQKISQVRSGLHKPIVLPASSIPSVSKSPKQGPSKDGCGSRYGLKSLKCNSIPDVMPSSSSSFSKPVRKNLMDKKIPEREGFLSRRKTTAASSIDGNISPSNCSISIRDSRNSSRASGEVNKGVTSFRTQRAVNINDRTRLSTRPNMRNSSSARKPVSGSPQFSQSGTPINNGGSSSSQHFSANGFSSGSSSSYSLSSSNDDYQSTFMPLTSGELGFTQFMSHDALQRYNIDGVTELLLALERMERDEELTHEQILALDSSLFLGSLNIHDQHRDMRLDIDNMSYEELLALEDRMGSVSTAVPEEALTKCLRRSIYQVTSSEVQASGMDEDGDNIKCSICQEDFALGDEIGALVECEHGYHITCIYQWLRLKNWCPICKVAAAPSESSSS, encoded by the exons ATGGATGCATGCTCTGGTAAAAGAAGTGCAGGTGGGCTTACGAAATCCAAGAAAGGATATAATGTTGGTTTAAAAGATGCAGCTGCTGAAAGGGatcaaaatattcaattttGTTACCGAATAGGATGCAGTGGCAGAATTAAGTATAGTCAGAATGCAAAACTTGGAACCTCAGATATATCCAAATGTTCTAAGCCTTCTTTACGTTCTTTGAATAGGAACAAAACATATGGAGATTCCTCCAGGGGCAATTATGTGATAACCAGTGGAAAAGAGTTGAATTCTGATTCAACGAGAAAGGTGTCTTCAAAGTTGGAATCTTATCCATCAGGTGGTGGTCTTTCTGGTAGTTCAGAAGCTCTAGAGCCAACGCCTTTACCCATTACGAGTCAAACTGGAAAACTCACTGTGACCGAAACTGGGAGTTCTAGTGCATCATCGAGCATTAGACCTCAAAAAATATCTCAGGTCAGATCAGGTTTGCACAAGCCAATTGTTTTGCCAGCTTCCTCTATTCCATCCGTTTCTAAAAGCCCAAAACAAGGCCCATCTAAGGATGGTTGTGGGAGCAGGTATGGACTCAAGAGTCTGAAATGCAATTCCATACCCGATGTCATGCCATCAAGTTCATCATCATTTTCAAAGCCAGTCAGAAAGAATCTGATGGATAAGAAAATCCCAGAAAGGGAAGGCTTCTTGTCTCGTAGAAAAACAACTGCTGCATCATCCATTGATGGGAATATATCCCCTTCAAATTGTAGTATCTCCATCCGTGATTCAAGAAATAGTAGTCGAGCTTCTGGAGAGGTTAACAAAGGTGTCACTTCCTTCAGGACTCAGAGGGCAGTGAATATAAACGACAGGACAAGGCTTTCTACCAGACCAAATATGAGGAACAGTTCCTCTGCTAGGAAACCTGTTTCAGGTAGCCCTCAGTTTTCTCAATCTGGAACACCTATCAATAATGGTGGCTCAAGTTCCTCACAGCACTTTTCAGCAAACGGCTTTTCTAGTGGTTCAAGCTCCTCCTATAGTCTTTCCAGCAGCAATGATGATTACCAATCCACTTTCATGCCTCTCACTTCGGGTGAACTCGGTTTTACTCAATTCATGAGTCATGATGCATTGCAACGATATAACATTGATGGAGTCACTGAG TTATTATTAGCTCTTGAGAGGATGGAACGAGACGAGGAGCTGACACATGAG CAAATCCTTGCCCTGGATTCGAGTTTGTTCCTGGGTAGTTTGAACATCCATGACCAACACAGAGATATGAGACTGGATATCGATAATATGTCATATGAG GAACTGTTAGCTCTAGAAGATAGGATGGGCTCAGTGAGCACAGCAGTTCCTGAAGAGGCACTGACAAAATGCCTCAGGAGGAGCATATATCAGGTTACCTCATCAGAAGTACAAGCTTCCGGAATGGATGAAGATGGAGACAACATCAAATGCAGTATTTGTCAG GAGGATTTTGCTCTCGGGGATGAGATTGGTGCATTGGTGGAATGTGAGCACGGGTATCATATTACATGCATTTACCAGTGGTTGCGGCTCAAGAATTGGTGCCCCATTTGCAAGGTTGCTGCGGCCCCATCGGAATCGTCGTCGTCTTAG
- the LOC142542995 gene encoding uncharacterized protein LOC142542995 isoform X1, with protein sequence MKFANLLLEQDRISVQQIAMDACSGKRSAGGLTKSKKGYNVGLKDAAAERDQNIQFCYRIGCSGRIKYSQNAKLGTSDISKCSKPSLRSLNRNKTYGDSSRGNYVITSGKELNSDSTRKVSSKLESYPSGGGLSGSSEALEPTPLPITSQTGKLTVTETGSSSASSSIRPQKISQVRSGLHKPIVLPASSIPSVSKSPKQGPSKDGCGSRYGLKSLKCNSIPDVMPSSSSSFSKPVRKNLMDKKIPEREGFLSRRKTTAASSIDGNISPSNCSISIRDSRNSSRASGEVNKGVTSFRTQRAVNINDRTRLSTRPNMRNSSSARKPVSGSPQFSQSGTPINNGGSSSSQHFSANGFSSGSSSSYSLSSSNDDYQSTFMPLTSGELGFTQFMSHDALQRYNIDGVTELLLALERMERDEELTHEQILALDSSLFLGSLNIHDQHRDMRLDIDNMSYEELLALEDRMGSVSTAVPEEALTKCLRRSIYQVTSSEVQASGMDEDGDNIKCSICQEDFALGDEIGALVECEHGYHITCIYQWLRLKNWCPICKVAAAPSESSSS encoded by the exons ATGAAGTTTGCAAATCTTTTGCTGGAACAGGATAGAATCTCAGTACAACAAATAGCCATGGATGCATGCTCTGGTAAAAGAAGTGCAGGTGGGCTTACGAAATCCAAGAAAGGATATAATGTTGGTTTAAAAGATGCAGCTGCTGAAAGGGatcaaaatattcaattttGTTACCGAATAGGATGCAGTGGCAGAATTAAGTATAGTCAGAATGCAAAACTTGGAACCTCAGATATATCCAAATGTTCTAAGCCTTCTTTACGTTCTTTGAATAGGAACAAAACATATGGAGATTCCTCCAGGGGCAATTATGTGATAACCAGTGGAAAAGAGTTGAATTCTGATTCAACGAGAAAGGTGTCTTCAAAGTTGGAATCTTATCCATCAGGTGGTGGTCTTTCTGGTAGTTCAGAAGCTCTAGAGCCAACGCCTTTACCCATTACGAGTCAAACTGGAAAACTCACTGTGACCGAAACTGGGAGTTCTAGTGCATCATCGAGCATTAGACCTCAAAAAATATCTCAGGTCAGATCAGGTTTGCACAAGCCAATTGTTTTGCCAGCTTCCTCTATTCCATCCGTTTCTAAAAGCCCAAAACAAGGCCCATCTAAGGATGGTTGTGGGAGCAGGTATGGACTCAAGAGTCTGAAATGCAATTCCATACCCGATGTCATGCCATCAAGTTCATCATCATTTTCAAAGCCAGTCAGAAAGAATCTGATGGATAAGAAAATCCCAGAAAGGGAAGGCTTCTTGTCTCGTAGAAAAACAACTGCTGCATCATCCATTGATGGGAATATATCCCCTTCAAATTGTAGTATCTCCATCCGTGATTCAAGAAATAGTAGTCGAGCTTCTGGAGAGGTTAACAAAGGTGTCACTTCCTTCAGGACTCAGAGGGCAGTGAATATAAACGACAGGACAAGGCTTTCTACCAGACCAAATATGAGGAACAGTTCCTCTGCTAGGAAACCTGTTTCAGGTAGCCCTCAGTTTTCTCAATCTGGAACACCTATCAATAATGGTGGCTCAAGTTCCTCACAGCACTTTTCAGCAAACGGCTTTTCTAGTGGTTCAAGCTCCTCCTATAGTCTTTCCAGCAGCAATGATGATTACCAATCCACTTTCATGCCTCTCACTTCGGGTGAACTCGGTTTTACTCAATTCATGAGTCATGATGCATTGCAACGATATAACATTGATGGAGTCACTGAG TTATTATTAGCTCTTGAGAGGATGGAACGAGACGAGGAGCTGACACATGAG CAAATCCTTGCCCTGGATTCGAGTTTGTTCCTGGGTAGTTTGAACATCCATGACCAACACAGAGATATGAGACTGGATATCGATAATATGTCATATGAG GAACTGTTAGCTCTAGAAGATAGGATGGGCTCAGTGAGCACAGCAGTTCCTGAAGAGGCACTGACAAAATGCCTCAGGAGGAGCATATATCAGGTTACCTCATCAGAAGTACAAGCTTCCGGAATGGATGAAGATGGAGACAACATCAAATGCAGTATTTGTCAG GAGGATTTTGCTCTCGGGGATGAGATTGGTGCATTGGTGGAATGTGAGCACGGGTATCATATTACATGCATTTACCAGTGGTTGCGGCTCAAGAATTGGTGCCCCATTTGCAAGGTTGCTGCGGCCCCATCGGAATCGTCGTCGTCTTAG